A region of Rhizorhabdus wittichii RW1 DNA encodes the following proteins:
- a CDS encoding TonB-dependent receptor, plug (PFAM: TonB-dependent receptor; TonB-dependent receptor, plug) — protein sequence MRKSVVTKWMLLAGVALSAGSAQAEQAASEAGRAVDDAASSGATGDIVVTALRRETTLQKTPAAVAAISGEELQARGISDIQDLAAAVPSVSFGQTIGQAHIAVRGIGSDVVTAGQDPRVAFYQDGVYIARPGAQLGGMFDVDRVEVLKGPQGTLYGRNATGGAVSVVSRKPTDTLEGYVRTGYGNYNAVTLDGAISGPIAETLTARIAGHFEHRDGYGKNLVTGKDIDDKREVALRGAIAWRPSDRLELLTTVDYFRESDNAFGLHYFNQGNPNVPVLGLKLGGLAARNSRDIYSDVDPKARTRSWGITEEISFDADWAKLRSITSYRKFKGFYLTDIDGTSVQLAYDKLFENAKQFSQEVQLDGEVDRFAWLVGALYFHEKNDGAGSEIPINSVVAGGPFSLRQAFLSIGDLKTESFSAYARVTFDATDWLKLTAGGRYNWEKKSISDVFQFDFSRPYVPGAPIIPIPPFPRSTSDSFSGFTPSATAELRLSPSVFAYFTYSQGFKSGGYNIGVAQAAFRPEKIKSYEAGVKTTTFDGRLKANLIGFHYDYSNLQVSQVRGQSTLVENAAAAKVDGIEAELIAEPVRGFSFGGNLSYLDAKYKDFLSIDPINVAAGPQDLSGNRLTQAPKISYALFAQGKWDVGDYTLTLRGDYNRIGLQYFTPFNNPIVAQDGYGVGSALARIESEAGWSVEAYVRNIGNTKAIAQTYVSSGMFGFPVLGALIPPRTYGLTLGYKL from the coding sequence ATGAGAAAATCTGTTGTGACCAAGTGGATGCTGCTGGCGGGCGTCGCCCTGAGCGCGGGAAGCGCCCAGGCCGAGCAGGCGGCTTCCGAAGCGGGCCGGGCGGTGGACGACGCCGCGTCGAGCGGCGCGACCGGCGATATCGTGGTGACGGCGCTGCGCCGCGAGACCACCTTGCAGAAGACGCCGGCGGCGGTCGCGGCCATCTCCGGCGAGGAGCTGCAGGCGCGCGGCATTTCCGACATCCAGGATCTCGCCGCCGCGGTGCCCAGCGTGTCCTTCGGGCAGACGATCGGGCAGGCGCACATCGCCGTGCGCGGCATCGGTTCGGACGTCGTCACCGCCGGCCAGGACCCGCGCGTCGCCTTCTACCAGGACGGCGTCTATATCGCCCGGCCGGGCGCGCAGCTCGGCGGGATGTTCGACGTCGATCGCGTCGAGGTCCTGAAGGGGCCGCAGGGCACGCTCTACGGCCGCAACGCCACCGGCGGCGCGGTCAGCGTGGTCAGCCGCAAGCCGACCGACACGCTGGAGGGCTATGTCCGGACGGGCTATGGCAATTACAATGCTGTCACCCTCGACGGCGCGATCTCCGGGCCGATCGCGGAGACGCTTACCGCGCGGATCGCCGGGCATTTCGAGCATCGCGACGGCTATGGCAAGAACCTGGTCACCGGCAAGGACATCGACGACAAGCGCGAGGTGGCGTTGCGCGGCGCGATCGCGTGGCGGCCGAGCGACAGGCTCGAGCTGCTGACCACGGTCGATTATTTCCGCGAGTCCGACAATGCGTTCGGCCTCCATTATTTCAACCAGGGTAACCCCAATGTGCCGGTGCTGGGCCTGAAGCTGGGCGGCCTTGCCGCTCGGAACAGCCGCGACATCTACAGCGACGTCGACCCGAAGGCGCGGACCCGGTCCTGGGGGATCACCGAGGAGATCAGCTTCGACGCCGACTGGGCGAAGCTCCGGTCGATCACCTCCTACCGCAAGTTCAAGGGCTTCTACCTGACCGACATCGACGGGACGAGCGTTCAGCTCGCCTATGACAAGCTGTTCGAGAATGCGAAGCAGTTCAGCCAGGAAGTGCAGCTCGACGGCGAGGTCGATCGCTTCGCCTGGCTGGTCGGCGCGCTCTACTTCCATGAGAAGAACGACGGGGCCGGCTCGGAGATTCCGATCAATTCGGTGGTGGCCGGCGGCCCCTTCAGCCTGCGCCAGGCCTTCCTGTCGATCGGCGACCTCAAGACCGAGTCCTTCTCGGCCTATGCGCGGGTCACCTTCGATGCGACCGACTGGCTCAAGCTGACCGCGGGCGGCCGCTACAACTGGGAGAAGAAGAGCATCTCCGACGTCTTCCAGTTCGATTTCTCGCGGCCCTATGTGCCGGGCGCGCCGATCATCCCGATCCCGCCCTTTCCGCGATCGACCAGCGACAGCTTCTCCGGCTTCACGCCCAGCGCGACCGCCGAGCTGCGCCTGAGCCCATCGGTCTTCGCCTATTTCACCTATAGCCAGGGCTTCAAGAGCGGCGGCTACAACATCGGCGTCGCCCAGGCGGCCTTCCGGCCCGAGAAGATCAAGAGCTACGAAGCCGGCGTGAAGACCACCACCTTCGACGGGCGGCTCAAGGCCAACCTGATCGGCTTCCACTACGACTACAGCAATCTCCAGGTGTCGCAGGTCCGCGGGCAGAGCACGCTCGTCGAGAATGCGGCGGCGGCCAAGGTCGACGGGATCGAGGCGGAGCTGATCGCCGAACCCGTCCGCGGTTTCAGCTTCGGCGGCAACCTCTCCTATCTCGATGCCAAATATAAGGACTTCCTCAGCATCGATCCGATCAACGTCGCGGCCGGGCCCCAGGACCTGTCGGGCAACCGGCTGACCCAGGCGCCGAAGATCTCCTACGCCCTGTTCGCGCAGGGGAAGTGGGACGTCGGGGACTACACGCTGACGCTGCGCGGCGATTACAACCGCATCGGACTGCAATATTTCACGCCCTTCAACAATCCGATCGTCGCGCAGGACGGCTATGGCGTGGGCTCGGCGCTGGCGCGGATCGAGAGCGAAGCGGGCTGGTCGGTCGAGGCCTATGTCCGCAACATCGGGAACACCAAGGCGATCGCCCAGACCTATGTCTCGTCGGGGATGTTCGGCTTCCCCGTGCTGGGAGCGCTGATCCCGCCGCGCACTTACGGCCTGACGCTAGGCTACAAGCTTTAG
- a CDS encoding malonate transporter MadL subunit (PFAM: malonate transporter MadL subunit) — protein sequence MTISGVALLAISTLLGMVLGDVLGALLGVKANVGGVGIAMILLIAARLWLQRHGLLTTGVKRGVEFWGSLYIPIVVAMAAQQNVLAAVESGPMVIIAGTGAIAICFASVALISRLGGRTETMDEIEARERAASAALESQA from the coding sequence ATGACGATATCGGGGGTTGCCCTGCTGGCGATCAGCACGCTGCTGGGCATGGTGCTCGGCGACGTGCTGGGCGCGCTGCTCGGCGTGAAGGCCAATGTCGGCGGGGTGGGCATCGCGATGATCCTGCTGATCGCCGCGCGCCTCTGGCTGCAGCGGCACGGCCTGCTCACGACCGGGGTGAAGCGCGGGGTCGAGTTCTGGGGATCGCTCTACATTCCGATCGTCGTCGCGATGGCCGCCCAGCAGAACGTCCTCGCGGCGGTCGAAAGCGGCCCGATGGTGATCATCGCCGGCACCGGCGCGATCGCGATCTGCTTCGCCAGCGTCGCATTGATCAGCCGGCTGGGCGGCCGCACCGAGACGATGGACGAGATCGAGGCCCGCGAGCGCGCGGCGTCCGCCGCGCTGGAGAGCCAGGCATGA
- a CDS encoding malonate/sodium symporter MadM subunit (PFAM: malonate/sodium symporter MadM subunit) gives MNALSHALIDNGLLTAFAVVGIVMWLSNSLSKRLTFGRIHGSAIAIILGLAAAFVAGLWTHGQKGVADLPVLAGIGLMGGAMLRDFAITATAFEVDVAHAKKAGLVGAAALGLGTILPFIVGVLVAAAFGYRDAVSLTTIGAGAVTYIVGPVTGAALGASSPVIALSIATGVFKAVLVMIGTPMVAHMIGLDNPRSAMVFGGLMGTVSGVSGGLAATDRRLVPYGALTATFHTGLGCLVAPSLLYLAVRAIVGG, from the coding sequence ATGAACGCGCTCTCCCACGCCCTGATCGACAACGGGCTGCTGACTGCCTTCGCGGTGGTCGGCATCGTCATGTGGCTGTCCAACAGCCTGTCGAAGCGCCTCACCTTCGGCCGCATCCACGGATCGGCGATCGCGATCATCCTCGGCCTCGCCGCCGCCTTCGTGGCCGGTCTCTGGACCCATGGCCAGAAGGGCGTCGCCGACCTGCCGGTGCTGGCCGGCATCGGCCTGATGGGCGGGGCGATGCTCCGCGACTTCGCGATCACCGCCACTGCCTTCGAGGTCGATGTCGCCCATGCGAAGAAGGCCGGGCTGGTCGGCGCCGCCGCGCTCGGCCTCGGCACCATCTTGCCGTTCATCGTCGGCGTGCTGGTCGCCGCGGCCTTCGGTTATCGGGACGCGGTGTCGCTGACGACGATCGGCGCCGGCGCGGTCACCTATATCGTCGGCCCGGTCACCGGCGCGGCGCTCGGCGCCAGTTCGCCGGTCATCGCCCTGTCGATTGCGACCGGCGTGTTCAAGGCGGTGCTGGTGATGATCGGCACGCCGATGGTCGCGCACATGATCGGGCTCGACAATCCGCGCTCGGCGATGGTGTTCGGCGGGCTGATGGGAACGGTCAGCGGCGTTTCGGGCGGCCTCGCCGCGACCGACCGCCGCCTCGTCCCCTATGGCGCGCTGACCGCGACCTTCCACACCGGGCTCGGCTGCCTGGTGGCGCCGTCGCTGCTGTACCTCGCGGTGCGGGCGATCGTGGGAGGCTGA
- a CDS encoding 2-hydroxy-3-oxopropionate reductase (PFAM: 6-phosphogluconate dehydrogenase, NAD-binding), giving the protein MRIGFIGLGVQGLPLALNLLDGGHELHGFDVRPEPLDELRDRGGTVAASPAELGAACEVVMICVVSDQQVRDVLAGEDGVLASARPGLIVVLHSSVSTDTIAEAAKATRDRGVVLVDAPVSGGAQGARARTMSFMVGGEEAALDRCQPLFELSGPNILRTGPAGTATLAKLAHQVAIIGNIMAMAEAVRLGTAGGLSAEMVKQAVAGGLARSWIAETWGEIKMAPHALPLYSKDLENSLRFAKQIGISLPGAELMKLELPNIVP; this is encoded by the coding sequence ATGCGGATCGGCTTCATCGGCCTGGGCGTGCAGGGACTGCCGCTGGCGCTCAACCTTCTGGACGGCGGGCACGAGCTGCACGGTTTCGACGTCCGGCCCGAGCCGCTCGACGAGCTGCGCGATCGGGGCGGCACGGTCGCGGCCTCCCCGGCCGAGCTGGGCGCGGCGTGCGAGGTCGTCATGATCTGCGTCGTCTCCGACCAGCAGGTGCGCGACGTGCTCGCCGGCGAGGATGGCGTGCTGGCATCGGCGCGGCCCGGCCTGATCGTCGTGCTCCACAGCTCGGTGAGCACCGATACGATCGCGGAGGCTGCCAAGGCGACGCGCGACCGGGGCGTCGTACTGGTCGACGCGCCGGTCAGCGGCGGGGCGCAGGGCGCGCGGGCGCGCACCATGTCGTTCATGGTGGGCGGCGAGGAGGCGGCGCTCGATCGCTGCCAGCCGCTGTTCGAGCTGTCCGGCCCCAATATCCTGCGGACCGGCCCGGCCGGGACGGCGACCCTCGCCAAGCTCGCGCATCAGGTCGCGATCATCGGCAACATCATGGCGATGGCCGAAGCGGTCCGGCTGGGAACCGCCGGCGGACTGAGCGCCGAGATGGTGAAGCAGGCGGTCGCGGGCGGGCTGGCGCGGAGCTGGATCGCCGAGACCTGGGGGGAGATCAAAATGGCTCCCCATGCTCTCCCGCTCTACTCCAAGGATCTGGAGAACAGCCTGCGGTTCGCGAAGCAGATCGGCATTTCGTTGCCGGGCGCGGAGCTCATGAAGCTCGAGCTGCCCAATATTGTGCCCTAG
- a CDS encoding Rieske (2Fe-2S) domain protein (PFAM: Rieske [2Fe-2S] domain protein) — protein sequence MNAPAKDATALFVAPGLEDAPLNQWWVAASREEVGRAPLSRQILGRSVVLYRTEAGEVAALPDRCPHRFMPLSQGWLIGDRLRCAYHGFEFGPDGRCAHIPSQGVVPGTMRIRPYPVVEHGLWVWIWPGDPELADPALLPPDYSRPGYDSFVHFQASVKCHFLKLQENLLDSTHPTFLHEGMFDDGELANSPQKVEADERFIRLTRETQPQLPNEMTAQSFSLPRDQRAVRAVICEGHAPSRNVVITRFTFPDRPDAPPHELISELPVTPANGKLCYQWWASISSYPLRDTDGMTTIFRHAMNQDIVALELIEDRIAEGDPAAIEISVRADEAALRWRRMVRGMAQAGPAATAGATLRASEA from the coding sequence ATGAATGCACCCGCAAAGGACGCGACCGCGCTTTTCGTCGCGCCGGGGCTGGAGGATGCCCCGCTCAACCAATGGTGGGTTGCGGCATCGCGCGAGGAGGTCGGCCGCGCGCCGCTGTCGCGCCAGATCCTCGGTCGCTCGGTCGTCCTGTACCGCACCGAGGCCGGCGAGGTCGCCGCCCTGCCCGATCGCTGCCCGCACCGCTTCATGCCGCTGTCGCAGGGCTGGCTGATCGGCGACCGGCTGCGCTGCGCCTATCACGGCTTCGAGTTCGGCCCCGACGGCCGCTGCGCGCACATCCCGTCGCAGGGCGTCGTGCCCGGTACGATGCGGATCAGGCCCTATCCGGTCGTCGAGCATGGCCTGTGGGTGTGGATCTGGCCGGGCGATCCCGAGCTGGCCGACCCCGCGCTCCTGCCGCCCGATTATTCCCGGCCGGGCTATGACAGCTTCGTGCATTTCCAGGCGTCGGTGAAATGCCACTTCCTCAAGCTGCAGGAGAATCTGCTCGACAGCACCCATCCGACCTTCCTGCACGAGGGGATGTTCGACGACGGCGAGCTCGCCAACTCCCCGCAGAAGGTGGAGGCGGACGAGCGGTTCATCCGGCTGACGCGCGAGACGCAGCCGCAGCTGCCCAACGAGATGACGGCGCAGAGCTTCAGCCTGCCGCGCGACCAGCGCGCGGTCCGCGCCGTGATCTGCGAGGGCCACGCCCCGTCGAGGAACGTCGTGATCACCCGCTTCACCTTCCCCGACCGGCCCGACGCGCCGCCGCACGAGCTGATCTCGGAGCTTCCGGTGACGCCGGCCAACGGCAAGCTCTGCTACCAGTGGTGGGCCTCGATCTCCTCCTATCCGCTGCGCGACACCGACGGGATGACGACGATCTTCCGCCATGCGATGAACCAGGACATCGTCGCGCTCGAGCTGATCGAGGACCGCATCGCCGAGGGCGACCCGGCCGCGATCGAGATCAGCGTCCGCGCCGACGAGGCCGCGCTCCGCTGGCGCCGGATGGTCCGCGGCATGGCGCAGGCCGGGCCCGCCGCGACGGCCGGAGCGACGCTGCGCGCGTCCGAAGCCTGA
- a CDS encoding Acetyl-CoA carboxylase beta subunit-like protein produces MMAGQDRLSWYEAGARARIGALLDQGGFTEYLGPERREWSPHLPLFDLPRQFDDGIVVGAGRIDGVPVLVAAQEGRFMGGAFGEVHGAKLTGLLRAAATLRRDVVIALDTGGVRLQEANAGEIAIAEVMRAIVEARLAGARVVGLIGGRAGCYGGGGLIAGCCSTLVISEQGRIGVSGPEVIETNRGVEEFDSRDRALVWRVMGGKHRYLIGGADIFVDDDARAFRDGALQALARPADLDLAVMRAEQERLERRIARLSGLRDGHDVWERLGIADPRAIPDLDDAAFLAAARQHREAADGAR; encoded by the coding sequence ATGATGGCGGGGCAGGACCGGCTAAGCTGGTATGAGGCCGGCGCGCGGGCGCGGATCGGCGCGCTGCTCGACCAGGGCGGCTTCACGGAATATCTGGGCCCCGAGCGGCGCGAATGGAGCCCCCACCTGCCGCTGTTCGATCTGCCGCGCCAGTTCGACGACGGCATCGTCGTTGGGGCCGGCCGCATCGACGGCGTGCCGGTCCTCGTCGCCGCGCAGGAGGGGCGGTTCATGGGCGGGGCGTTCGGCGAGGTCCATGGCGCCAAGCTGACCGGCCTGTTGCGCGCCGCCGCCACGCTGCGCCGCGATGTGGTGATCGCGCTCGATACCGGCGGCGTCCGCCTTCAGGAGGCGAATGCCGGCGAGATCGCGATCGCCGAGGTGATGCGCGCGATCGTCGAGGCGCGGCTGGCCGGCGCGCGCGTGGTCGGCCTGATCGGCGGCCGCGCCGGATGCTATGGCGGTGGAGGGCTGATCGCCGGGTGCTGCTCGACGCTCGTCATCTCCGAACAGGGCCGGATCGGCGTCTCGGGACCCGAGGTGATCGAGACCAATCGCGGCGTCGAGGAGTTCGATTCGCGCGACCGCGCGCTGGTCTGGCGGGTGATGGGCGGCAAGCATCGCTACCTGATCGGCGGCGCCGACATCTTCGTCGACGACGACGCGCGGGCGTTCCGCGACGGCGCGTTGCAGGCGCTGGCGCGGCCGGCCGATCTCGACCTCGCCGTGATGCGGGCGGAGCAGGAGCGGCTCGAACGGCGCATCGCCCGCCTGTCGGGCCTGCGCGACGGCCATGACGTGTGGGAGAGGCTCGGTATCGCGGACCCCCGGGCCATTCCCGACCTGGACGATGCGGCCTTCCTGGCGGCGGCGCGGCAGCATCGGGAGGCGGCCGATGGCGCTCGCTGA
- a CDS encoding malonate decarboxylase delta subunit (PFAM: malonate decarboxylase delta subunit) produces MQRLHYDLAAPRAASGTRPMALVGVVASGNLEVLAERKGSADRCTVEIFTPVRGFDALWSAVIADFVERRDAGGLHLSINDGGARPDTVTLRLAQAVRVIEAEEA; encoded by the coding sequence ATGCAGAGGCTTCACTATGATCTCGCCGCGCCGCGCGCGGCATCGGGCACGCGGCCGATGGCGCTGGTCGGCGTCGTCGCGTCGGGCAATCTGGAGGTGCTGGCCGAACGGAAGGGATCGGCGGATCGCTGCACCGTCGAGATCTTCACCCCGGTTCGCGGCTTCGACGCGCTGTGGAGCGCCGTCATCGCCGACTTCGTCGAGCGGCGCGACGCGGGCGGGCTCCATCTGTCGATCAACGACGGCGGCGCCCGGCCCGATACGGTGACGCTGCGGCTGGCGCAGGCGGTCCGCGTCATCGAGGCGGAGGAGGCATGA
- a CDS encoding aromatic-ring-hydroxylating dioxygenase, beta subunit (PFAM: aromatic-ring-hydroxylating dioxygenase, beta subunit): MMDVDIPEAGVGEYNVDRIVRIKAIEDFLYAEADAIDARQFEDWLGFFSEDIRYWVPIRKNLPFSERFNDMTGSREIAWIDDNRATLEARVGQVLTKIHWAEEPLSRVTHMVTNIRVEELGKDEVGATSTVRSKILVHRSRMDDAGEIIIGRREDKIRRTERGFEIFWRKIIIDQATLNAKNLSFFL, translated from the coding sequence ATGATGGACGTCGATATACCGGAGGCAGGCGTGGGCGAATATAACGTCGACAGGATCGTTCGCATCAAGGCGATAGAGGATTTCCTCTACGCGGAAGCGGACGCGATAGATGCGCGGCAGTTCGAGGACTGGCTCGGCTTCTTCTCCGAAGACATTCGCTATTGGGTGCCCATTCGGAAGAACCTGCCCTTCTCCGAGCGCTTCAACGACATGACCGGGTCGCGGGAGATCGCCTGGATCGACGACAACCGCGCGACCCTCGAAGCGCGGGTGGGGCAGGTGCTGACCAAGATCCACTGGGCCGAGGAGCCGCTGTCGCGGGTCACCCATATGGTGACGAACATCCGGGTCGAGGAACTGGGCAAGGACGAGGTCGGCGCGACATCCACGGTGCGGAGCAAGATATTGGTCCACCGTTCCCGCATGGACGACGCCGGCGAAATAATCATCGGCCGGAGAGAGGACAAGATCCGCCGGACCGAGCGCGGATTCGAGATTTTCTGGCGCAAGATCATCATCGATCAGGCGACGTTGAACGCGAAGAATCTTTCGTTTTTCTTGTAA
- a CDS encoding Rieske (2Fe-2S) domain protein (PFAM: ring hydroxylating dioxygenase, alpha subunit; Rieske [2Fe-2S] domain protein), whose product MRSMTDFVDATNNRVSRSIFHDEEIYRQELERLFRKCWLLIGHESQIPEIGDFFLTRMGEDQVILSRGRDGKPHAFLNTCRHKGMRVCRYDEGNTKRFYCPYHGWSYDLNGDLQGVPERQGSYPASFDRKEWGLIQVARIASFRGTIWATWNPEAPDFEDYLGDIKESLWYGLGAWDGGDGEIEVLGGVQKWNVPCNWKFVSENSGGDPLHNISHQSTDLARIGPRSGVGRRDPLGELFLTYTPNGHGLIYERIDVTQPRGHYSMSKITSEYFEDCWRRRLDRLGEKAGSPLVLGNIFPNAGFHVQQPRVLLMAHPNGPRTSQAWRMYFVDKDAPEEAKDFLRRYYVSYSGPGGMTEQDDMENWGYASEGAAVHAAQDAPFSYVADTGNFADPYIPGPVSKYWLTEHNNMGFYRRWAELMAAE is encoded by the coding sequence ATGAGAAGCATGACGGATTTCGTGGATGCCACCAACAACAGGGTGAGCCGCTCCATCTTCCACGACGAGGAGATTTACCGCCAGGAACTGGAAAGACTGTTCCGCAAATGCTGGCTGCTGATCGGACATGAGAGCCAGATTCCAGAGATCGGCGACTTCTTCCTGACGCGGATGGGGGAGGATCAGGTGATCCTGTCCCGGGGCCGTGACGGGAAGCCGCATGCCTTCCTCAACACCTGCCGGCACAAGGGCATGCGCGTCTGCCGCTATGACGAGGGCAACACCAAGCGCTTCTATTGCCCCTATCATGGCTGGTCCTACGACCTGAACGGCGACCTCCAGGGCGTTCCCGAGCGCCAGGGCAGCTATCCCGCCAGCTTCGATCGCAAGGAGTGGGGGCTGATCCAGGTGGCGAGGATCGCCAGCTTCCGGGGGACGATCTGGGCGACCTGGAATCCGGAGGCCCCCGATTTCGAGGACTATCTGGGCGATATCAAGGAATCGCTCTGGTACGGCCTCGGCGCCTGGGACGGCGGCGACGGCGAGATCGAGGTGCTGGGCGGCGTCCAGAAATGGAACGTGCCGTGCAACTGGAAATTCGTCTCGGAGAATTCCGGCGGCGATCCGCTGCACAACATCAGCCACCAGTCGACCGACCTCGCCCGCATCGGTCCGCGCAGCGGCGTCGGCCGGCGCGACCCGCTCGGCGAGCTGTTCCTGACCTATACGCCGAACGGCCATGGCCTGATCTACGAGAGGATCGACGTCACCCAGCCGCGCGGCCATTATTCGATGTCGAAGATCACCTCCGAATATTTCGAGGATTGCTGGCGCCGGCGGCTCGACCGGCTGGGCGAGAAGGCGGGATCGCCGCTGGTGCTCGGCAACATCTTCCCGAACGCCGGCTTCCACGTCCAGCAGCCGCGGGTGCTGCTGATGGCCCATCCCAACGGTCCGCGCACGTCGCAGGCCTGGCGGATGTACTTCGTCGACAAGGACGCGCCCGAGGAGGCCAAGGATTTCCTGCGCCGCTACTATGTTTCCTACAGCGGCCCCGGCGGCATGACCGAGCAGGACGACATGGAGAATTGGGGCTACGCCTCCGAAGGCGCGGCGGTCCACGCCGCCCAGGATGCGCCGTTCAGCTATGTCGCCGACACCGGCAATTTCGCGGACCCCTACATCCCGGGACCGGTCAGCAAGTATTGGCTGACCGAGCACAACAATATGGGCTTCTACCGGCGCTGGGCCGAACTGATGGCGGCGGAATGA
- a CDS encoding malonate decarboxylase gamma subunit (PFAM: malonate decarboxylase gamma subunit), whose product MALADILAALFPAGHAVAERDGLILGTARIEGDRSIHVIGIADKTCPGVDEALALAAHVLSIIDGGGDAPILVLLDSGSQRMSRRDELLGLNETLAHLAKLLRLAQVRGHRTVGLLYGGSAAGAFIATALACDVLVALPQAYPEVMDLPSIARVTKLPLDLLEEKAKTTAVFAPGLANLHATGAIAEIWDEGPTLAGRLAALLAGAATDDRRALWGKERGGRPKAADIAREVQRLAETHG is encoded by the coding sequence ATGGCGCTCGCTGACATCCTCGCCGCACTGTTCCCCGCCGGCCACGCCGTCGCCGAGCGGGACGGGCTGATCCTGGGGACGGCGCGGATCGAGGGCGACCGGTCGATCCACGTCATCGGCATCGCGGACAAGACCTGTCCCGGCGTCGACGAGGCGCTGGCCCTCGCGGCACATGTGCTCTCGATCATCGACGGCGGCGGCGACGCGCCGATCCTCGTCCTGCTCGATTCGGGCAGCCAGCGGATGAGCCGGCGCGACGAGCTGCTGGGCCTGAACGAGACGCTCGCCCATCTCGCCAAGCTGCTCCGGCTGGCGCAGGTCCGTGGCCATCGCACCGTCGGCCTGCTCTACGGCGGCAGCGCGGCGGGGGCTTTCATCGCGACGGCGCTCGCCTGCGACGTGCTGGTGGCGTTGCCGCAGGCCTATCCCGAGGTGATGGACCTGCCGTCGATCGCGCGGGTGACCAAGCTGCCGCTCGACCTGCTGGAGGAAAAGGCGAAGACGACCGCCGTCTTCGCGCCGGGGCTGGCCAATCTCCACGCGACCGGCGCGATCGCCGAGATATGGGACGAGGGGCCCACGCTCGCCGGACGACTGGCCGCGCTGCTGGCCGGCGCGGCGACCGACGATCGCCGCGCGCTGTGGGGCAAGGAGCGCGGCGGGCGGCCGAAGGCAGCCGATATCGCGCGCGAGGTGCAGCGCCTGGCCGAGACGCATGGCTGA
- a CDS encoding transcriptional regulator, GntR family (PFAM: regulatory protein GntR, HTH; GntR domain protein) yields MTVDDTAPALLSDRIRNALTDEIARGELAAGTQLDEQQLGDRFGASRTPVREALRQLAVSGLVELRPRRGVVVTRLTPGRIMDMFEAMAEIEAMCVRMATNRMSPLERSRLIQLHDSSAGFVAAGDVDAYDAFNREFHELLYRATHNEVLVEQAIAIRTRLTAFRRTQLRQGNRIIRSREEHDGVMAAIAEGDGDTAARRMRAHMLNAASALERYIADHANG; encoded by the coding sequence ATGACCGTCGACGACACCGCCCCCGCCCTGCTGTCCGACCGCATCCGCAACGCCCTGACCGACGAGATCGCGCGTGGCGAGCTGGCGGCGGGAACCCAGCTCGATGAGCAGCAGCTCGGCGACCGCTTCGGCGCGTCGCGCACCCCGGTCCGCGAGGCGCTCCGCCAGCTTGCGGTCAGCGGGCTGGTCGAGCTCCGCCCCCGGCGCGGCGTGGTCGTGACCCGGCTGACGCCCGGACGGATCATGGACATGTTCGAGGCGATGGCCGAGATCGAGGCGATGTGCGTGCGGATGGCGACCAACCGCATGTCGCCGCTCGAACGCAGCCGGCTCATCCAGCTCCACGACAGCTCGGCGGGCTTCGTCGCGGCGGGCGACGTCGACGCCTATGACGCGTTCAACCGCGAGTTCCATGAGCTGCTCTACCGCGCGACGCACAACGAGGTGCTGGTCGAGCAGGCGATCGCGATCCGCACCCGCCTCACCGCCTTCCGCCGCACCCAGCTTCGCCAGGGCAACCGGATCATTCGATCGCGCGAGGAGCATGACGGCGTCATGGCCGCGATCGCCGAAGGCGACGGCGACACCGCCGCCCGCCGCATGCGCGCCCATATGCTCAACGCCGCCAGCGCCTTGGAACGCTATATCGCCGATCATGCGAACGGCTGA